A single region of the Pseudalkalibacillus berkeleyi genome encodes:
- a CDS encoding glycine betaine uptake BCCT transporter: protein MKKITPVFWITLAITIFASIWGSLAPKNLERITGTIQTYISVHFGWYYLLIVSLFVIFCLYMIFSPYGKIKLGKPDDQPDYSYSTWFAMLFSAGMGIGLVFYGAAAPISQYIKTPPVAEPGTAEALRDAMRITFFHYGIHAWAIYAVVALVLAYFKFRHNKPGLISATLEPLFGDKMKGPWGTLVDVIAVFATIVGVATTLGFGAAQINGGFTYLLGIEKQFWIQLVIIFVVTVLFMISAYTGLSKGIKYLSNANMGLATILFIAMLIIGPTLYIMNTFTDTLGAYIQSIAAESFRLSPENPDKQKWVMNWTVFFWAWWIAWSPFVGIFIARVSKGRSIREFLSGVLIVPSIVSFLWMAVFGMSAIESEKNGADIASLPDEQMLFGVFDQFPFSIALSVLAMMLIGTFFITSADSATFVLGMQTTNGSLNPPKAVKFAWGIAQSTIASVLLYTGGLQALQNALISAAFPFSLIMLMMVYSLYKALRKDKAELDMLNKQENKYKNKAS, encoded by the coding sequence ATGAAGAAAATTACACCTGTATTTTGGATTACTTTAGCGATTACAATCTTTGCTTCCATTTGGGGTTCATTAGCTCCAAAAAACTTAGAAAGAATTACCGGTACCATTCAAACGTACATTTCTGTTCATTTTGGATGGTATTATTTATTGATCGTTTCATTGTTTGTCATTTTCTGTTTATATATGATTTTCAGTCCATATGGCAAAATCAAACTTGGCAAACCTGATGATCAACCTGATTACAGTTACTCAACTTGGTTTGCGATGCTATTCAGTGCTGGTATGGGAATTGGACTTGTATTCTACGGTGCAGCTGCACCCATCTCCCAATATATTAAAACGCCACCTGTAGCAGAGCCAGGCACAGCCGAAGCGCTTCGAGATGCGATGAGAATCACTTTTTTCCATTACGGTATTCACGCGTGGGCCATTTATGCTGTCGTTGCACTTGTACTCGCCTACTTCAAATTCCGTCACAATAAACCTGGATTGATCAGTGCGACCTTGGAACCTTTATTTGGAGATAAGATGAAAGGTCCATGGGGAACATTGGTAGACGTCATCGCAGTATTTGCAACGATTGTCGGAGTGGCTACAACCCTCGGATTTGGTGCGGCACAAATCAATGGAGGGTTTACCTACTTACTAGGAATTGAGAAACAATTCTGGATTCAATTGGTCATCATTTTCGTTGTCACAGTGTTATTTATGATTTCAGCATATACCGGTCTAAGTAAAGGGATTAAATACTTAAGTAACGCCAATATGGGATTAGCAACGATTTTATTCATCGCTATGCTTATCATTGGACCAACACTATATATCATGAACACATTTACAGATACCCTTGGAGCTTATATTCAAAGTATTGCCGCAGAAAGCTTCCGTTTATCACCCGAAAATCCTGATAAACAAAAATGGGTCATGAACTGGACTGTATTCTTTTGGGCATGGTGGATTGCATGGTCTCCATTTGTCGGCATTTTCATAGCACGTGTTTCAAAAGGCCGATCCATCCGTGAATTCTTATCTGGCGTTTTAATCGTACCGTCGATCGTTAGTTTCTTATGGATGGCCGTATTCGGAATGTCGGCCATTGAGTCTGAGAAAAACGGTGCAGACATTGCCAGTTTACCTGATGAACAAATGTTATTTGGCGTATTTGATCAATTTCCATTCAGTATCGCATTATCCGTACTCGCAATGATGTTGATCGGTACATTTTTCATTACATCAGCAGACTCTGCTACGTTCGTCTTAGGTATGCAAACGACTAACGGGTCATTGAACCCACCAAAGGCCGTCAAGTTTGCTTGGGGTATTGCACAATCTACTATTGCATCTGTATTACTCTATACAGGAGGACTCCAAGCATTACAAAACGCATTGATTTCAGCAGCCTTTCCATTCTCGCTTATCATGTTGATGATGGTTTACTCACTCTACAAAGCATTGAGGAAAGATAAAGCTGAGTTAGACATGTTAAATAAACAAGAAAATAAATATAAAAATAAAGCATCGTAA
- a CDS encoding GNAT family N-acetyltransferase, with the protein MNLVRWDERIVPVEEICQLWNRTLGDEFPLTERLFTQNSVECPHIFPEGSWYVTEGNQVIGFVVTKVTRERVDLLPEGVGWIQALLVAPEHRNKGIGKALLEKAELALQSTPITKISIGRDVHHYFPGIPNTLTTTMKWFERNGYEEAGTDYDFIQTYENQPKQPEHIDKISFTVLKKEEENEFLAFLSRCFPGRWHYEAWDYFRSGGEGKHFIIARENQDIIGFVRINDSDAPVIGPNVYWAEAFTEKTGGIGPLGIDRAHRKKGYGRAIVEHAIYTAYERNCMNIIIDWTELTTFYESFGFKKWKTYVGYEKQL; encoded by the coding sequence ATGAATCTCGTAAGGTGGGACGAAAGAATAGTTCCAGTTGAGGAAATCTGTCAATTATGGAATCGTACACTCGGTGACGAATTTCCTTTAACGGAGCGATTGTTTACGCAGAACAGTGTGGAATGCCCACATATATTTCCTGAAGGAAGCTGGTATGTAACAGAGGGAAATCAAGTGATCGGATTTGTCGTTACCAAAGTGACACGTGAACGAGTTGACTTATTGCCTGAAGGAGTCGGATGGATTCAAGCGCTGCTCGTTGCTCCAGAACATCGTAATAAAGGGATTGGAAAAGCGTTGTTGGAGAAAGCGGAACTTGCACTTCAGTCGACACCAATAACAAAAATCAGCATAGGAAGGGATGTCCATCATTACTTCCCAGGCATTCCGAACACTCTGACAACTACGATGAAATGGTTTGAACGAAATGGATATGAAGAAGCAGGAACAGATTACGACTTTATCCAAACCTATGAAAACCAACCGAAACAACCCGAGCACATTGATAAAATTTCATTTACCGTACTGAAAAAAGAAGAAGAAAATGAGTTCCTCGCATTTTTAAGCAGGTGTTTTCCAGGACGTTGGCATTACGAAGCTTGGGATTACTTTCGCTCCGGTGGTGAAGGAAAGCATTTCATTATCGCGCGAGAGAATCAGGATATCATCGGATTTGTTCGTATTAACGACTCAGACGCTCCCGTCATCGGACCGAATGTGTATTGGGCTGAGGCATTTACCGAAAAAACAGGTGGTATAGGACCACTAGGTATTGACCGTGCACATCGTAAAAAAGGCTATGGGAGAGCAATCGTCGAGCACGCCATATATACGGCTTATGAACGGAATTGCATGAACATCATCATAGACTGGACCGAGTTGACCACATTTTATGAATCATTCGGATTCAAGAAATGGAAGACGTATGTTGGGTATGAGAAACAACTATAA
- a CDS encoding GntR family transcriptional regulator, protein MLNKQSTLPLYTQVEQFLKEEIKSGGYHTGDFVPSERELSEKFQISRMTVRQAINNMVHNGELYRERGKGTFVAAPKLTYPLKGIFSFTEDMERKGLKPSTKVISLTTVSNAPNHILGNLQCDRNAKVVQLKRIRLANEKPVAVETAYLPYEMFSSLTEWEASGSIYTYVRQTLKKNIHRASQQIEASIAGEHDSSLLDIQTGSPVLIVNRTTYLHTGEPFETVQTVFRGDQYTFSIEMEHGSEDEDVLPRN, encoded by the coding sequence ATGCTTAACAAACAATCAACATTACCACTGTACACACAGGTTGAACAATTTTTAAAAGAAGAAATCAAGAGCGGTGGGTACCATACCGGTGATTTTGTTCCTTCAGAACGTGAGCTTTCAGAGAAATTTCAGATCAGCCGGATGACGGTTCGCCAGGCCATTAACAACATGGTCCATAACGGTGAACTATACAGAGAGAGAGGGAAAGGCACTTTCGTCGCTGCACCAAAACTCACTTATCCTTTAAAAGGTATCTTCAGTTTTACCGAAGATATGGAACGTAAAGGCCTTAAGCCTTCAACGAAAGTCATCAGTTTAACGACGGTTTCAAATGCCCCGAACCATATTTTGGGAAATTTGCAGTGTGATCGTAATGCCAAAGTGGTTCAATTGAAGCGAATTCGACTTGCGAATGAAAAGCCCGTAGCAGTCGAAACCGCTTATTTACCATACGAAATGTTTTCAAGTTTAACAGAGTGGGAGGCGAGTGGTTCCATTTATACGTACGTGAGGCAAACATTAAAGAAAAACATTCACAGGGCTAGTCAACAGATTGAAGCATCCATTGCTGGTGAGCATGACAGCTCTTTATTAGACATACAAACAGGAAGTCCTGTTCTCATCGTCAATCGTACGACCTATTTACATACAGGTGAGCCATTCGAGACTGTCCAAACCGTTTTTCGAGGTGATCAATATACGTTCTCCATAGAAATGGAGCATGGATCGGAGGATGAAGATGTATTACCTAGGAATTGA
- a CDS encoding zinc dependent phospholipase C family protein gives MATWVTHFRITEELLKEVFPVSTIDFLVGNIGPDCGLKGENGKPNPPKEITHFKIDGKINSDYFYDQYLRNWNEDLSSEFSYYLGYYIHLVTDEEWIKLLKHKKKEEVYQAILNTPEYANLVKRDWYGLDFLYLKDHKENIFWTEFQHITDFPEYLSFFPKGQTLKQIRNITEFYQSNKVSTDHKFIYLASYEVDEFVDNTVQKIKILLKDKIKSLAY, from the coding sequence GTGGCTACTTGGGTTACTCATTTTAGAATTACTGAAGAATTACTTAAAGAGGTATTTCCAGTTTCAACAATTGACTTTTTGGTAGGTAATATTGGTCCGGATTGCGGGCTAAAGGGAGAAAATGGTAAACCTAACCCTCCTAAAGAAATTACTCATTTCAAGATTGATGGAAAAATAAACTCTGATTATTTTTACGATCAATATCTCAGAAATTGGAATGAAGATTTGTCCAGTGAGTTTTCTTATTATTTAGGATATTACATACATTTGGTTACGGATGAAGAGTGGATTAAACTCTTGAAACATAAGAAAAAGGAAGAAGTGTACCAAGCAATATTAAATACTCCTGAATACGCAAACCTTGTTAAAAGAGATTGGTACGGATTAGATTTTCTATATCTTAAAGATCACAAAGAGAATATTTTCTGGACTGAATTTCAGCACATAACTGACTTTCCAGAGTATTTAAGTTTCTTTCCGAAGGGTCAAACGCTTAAACAAATTAGAAATATTACTGAATTCTATCAAAGTAATAAGGTTTCCACTGACCACAAGTTTATATATCTCGCCTCATATGAAGTCGATGAGTTTGTAGATAATACGGTACAAAAGATCAAGATATTATTAAAAGATAAGATTAAGTCATTAGCTTATTAA
- a CDS encoding alpha/beta fold hydrolase → MILHSKVFGTGDPIVFLHTGLQTGESDFSEIKEQLEGAHQVILLDLRGHGKSFSDKLDDFLVDSIEDINETFQSLKIEDAHIVGCSLGAFVALGYAKKYPNHLKSLTISGVMSELPSNWPQLHKEDTIKQTMLLEDHATVEYFNQLHDSDWKQFLHMARDENWYPLALTNDISDVKVPMLFIVGEGNKAEVKTASQYQTMKEDVHVSVIPFASHLVHSQQPRQFVTTLQQFINHYTVVIN, encoded by the coding sequence TTGATTTTACATTCTAAAGTGTTTGGAACTGGTGATCCAATCGTATTTCTCCATACAGGGTTACAAACTGGAGAGTCTGATTTCTCGGAAATTAAGGAACAACTTGAAGGAGCGCATCAGGTCATCTTACTAGACCTGAGAGGACATGGAAAATCATTTAGTGATAAACTAGATGACTTTCTGGTGGATTCGATTGAAGACATAAATGAAACATTTCAATCATTAAAGATTGAAGACGCTCATATCGTAGGTTGTTCACTCGGTGCATTTGTAGCACTTGGTTATGCGAAAAAGTACCCCAACCACCTTAAAAGTCTGACTATTTCTGGTGTTATGTCTGAATTGCCAAGTAATTGGCCGCAGCTCCATAAAGAAGACACGATAAAACAAACAATGTTACTTGAAGATCATGCTACAGTTGAATATTTCAATCAACTCCACGACTCGGATTGGAAGCAGTTTCTGCATATGGCAAGAGATGAAAACTGGTATCCTCTTGCATTAACTAATGACATATCTGATGTGAAAGTGCCGATGCTTTTTATTGTAGGAGAAGGCAATAAAGCTGAAGTGAAAACAGCATCTCAGTATCAAACGATGAAAGAGGACGTTCACGTCTCGGTAATTCCTTTCGCCTCCCATCTGGTGCATTCCCAGCAACCTCGACAGTTTGTTACTACATTGCAGCAATTTATCAACCATTATACTGTCGTCATAAATTGA
- a CDS encoding GNAT family N-acetyltransferase — translation MDIQIREAKKTDFEGVHQIQRQVHELHTKERPDHYKMAEITLDKEYFNNLIEGENTKVFILEEDKPIAYTILTINHTEERPILIPKKVVYMNDFGVDMKFRRNGLGKIFFRKILEFAKNIEADSLELGVYEFNESAIKFYESMNLETKMRRMEINL, via the coding sequence TTGGATATACAGATAAGAGAAGCCAAAAAGACTGACTTTGAAGGGGTTCATCAAATACAAAGACAAGTTCATGAATTACATACAAAGGAAAGACCAGACCATTATAAGATGGCAGAAATCACGTTAGACAAAGAGTATTTCAACAACTTGATAGAAGGAGAAAACACGAAGGTATTCATATTAGAAGAAGACAAACCCATCGCTTATACCATCCTTACTATTAATCATACCGAGGAAAGACCCATACTTATTCCGAAGAAAGTTGTCTATATGAACGATTTTGGCGTCGATATGAAGTTCAGACGAAATGGGTTGGGGAAAATATTTTTTAGAAAAATATTGGAGTTCGCTAAAAACATAGAAGCGGATTCACTAGAATTAGGTGTGTATGAATTTAACGAAAGTGCAATCAAATTTTATGAATCAATGAATTTAGAGACAAAAATGAGACGGATGGAAATAAATTTATAA
- a CDS encoding N-acetylglucosamine kinase, with protein sequence MYYLGIDGGGSKTCLAVVNESGNLIAYHVGGPSNPTSVHIETINEMLDGLFEKVKNQGVNFSEIKGICAGFAGMESSQLKGELETFLSSKFHQNTQVELCNDAITALYSGTNGQPGIVNIAGTGSITFGVTDERKVVRTGGWGYLLEHSGSGYGIGKAAIHKVFDSYDGLIGKTELTDRVLSRFCVGSPPELIPFIYGHPDSRMKIASVCEDVFQLMRKGDRLSTQIIETAASDISLSIRNLITRYFNKKNEIKVVLAGSVFKSSDVMLPIMRKHLPQEVDFILPPSPPIAGAIIQSYQMVNGPCPNTFTNNLHQSLATEV encoded by the coding sequence ATGTATTACCTAGGAATTGATGGTGGTGGATCCAAAACGTGTCTCGCCGTCGTTAACGAATCCGGAAATCTGATCGCTTATCATGTTGGTGGACCGAGTAATCCTACATCCGTTCATATCGAAACGATAAATGAAATGTTGGATGGACTTTTCGAAAAGGTAAAAAACCAAGGCGTTAATTTTTCAGAAATAAAAGGGATTTGTGCTGGTTTTGCCGGGATGGAAAGCAGCCAATTGAAAGGTGAGCTCGAAACATTCCTCTCTTCCAAATTTCATCAAAATACGCAAGTTGAACTCTGTAATGACGCGATCACAGCGTTGTATTCAGGTACGAATGGACAACCGGGTATTGTGAACATTGCCGGAACTGGATCGATAACGTTCGGAGTGACGGACGAACGTAAAGTCGTTCGGACAGGAGGCTGGGGTTACTTATTAGAGCATTCTGGGAGTGGTTATGGTATCGGAAAAGCGGCGATCCATAAAGTATTCGATTCTTATGATGGGCTTATCGGGAAAACGGAGTTGACGGACCGGGTGCTTAGCCGTTTTTGTGTGGGAAGTCCACCCGAGTTAATTCCATTCATATATGGTCATCCAGACAGTAGGATGAAGATTGCATCCGTTTGTGAGGATGTTTTTCAGCTCATGAGAAAGGGTGATAGGTTATCTACACAAATCATAGAAACTGCGGCATCTGATATTTCCTTATCCATTCGCAATTTGATTACACGTTATTTTAACAAAAAGAATGAGATTAAGGTTGTACTTGCGGGAAGTGTGTTTAAGAGTAGTGATGTGATGCTACCTATAATGAGAAAGCATTTGCCACAAGAAGTAGATTTCATACTTCCACCATCTCCACCAATAGCAGGGGCGATCATCCAGAGTTATCAAATGGTGAACGGTCCATGTCCTAACACTTTCACAAACAATCTCCATCAATCACTTGCCACGGAGGTGTAA
- the nagB gene encoding glucosamine-6-phosphate deaminase has protein sequence MRRGVNVNIITVDHHKHMSKIASEFIYEAIHRNPNLVLGVATGSTPEQTYERLVEKIKQDPIDLSKLKTVNLDEYVGLPREHEESYWQYMIQHLYAPLELSIDQGLVPDGMSANLDEECIQYERKIERLGGIDLQMLGVGVNGHIGFNEPGTSFDSNTHVVELTESTRIANARFFQNQQDVPTKAITVGISTIMKSRSIILLASGNEKATAVSTLLKGEVSPEWPVTILNQHDDVTLIVTKDAIETEEPNA, from the coding sequence ATGAGAAGAGGTGTTAATGTGAACATCATCACTGTGGATCATCATAAACACATGAGCAAGATCGCATCTGAATTCATATATGAAGCGATACATCGTAATCCTAATCTTGTACTTGGTGTCGCTACCGGAAGTACACCTGAGCAAACATACGAACGATTGGTTGAAAAGATAAAACAAGATCCTATAGACCTTTCTAAGCTAAAGACCGTCAATCTAGATGAATATGTAGGACTACCTCGTGAACACGAGGAAAGCTATTGGCAATATATGATCCAGCACTTGTATGCCCCTTTGGAATTATCTATAGATCAAGGACTTGTTCCTGATGGCATGAGTGCTAATTTAGATGAAGAATGTATTCAATACGAACGAAAGATTGAACGCTTAGGAGGGATTGATCTCCAAATGCTCGGTGTGGGCGTAAATGGACACATTGGTTTTAATGAACCTGGCACCTCTTTTGACTCTAATACCCATGTTGTAGAATTAACGGAAAGCACGAGAATCGCAAATGCAAGGTTCTTTCAAAATCAACAAGATGTCCCAACTAAAGCGATTACAGTAGGGATTTCTACGATTATGAAAAGCCGCTCAATCATCCTTTTAGCATCTGGAAACGAAAAAGCGACAGCTGTTTCTACTTTGCTGAAAGGAGAGGTAAGCCCTGAATGGCCTGTAACGATTCTTAATCAACATGACGATGTCACTTTAATCGTAACGAAAGACGCTATAGAAACGGAGGAGCCAAATGCTTAA
- the nagA gene encoding N-acetylglucosamine-6-phosphate deacetylase translates to MSTHSIVGGRVFVGESGFQQLNIHIEGEQITDLTNDFRDNSSTIKLDDDDIVLPGRIDGHIHGAAGFDVMDATIEAIEGIASALVKEGTTSFLPTTMTAGQEKIENALQTINDYQQFHNNREKAEVIGIHLEGPFISTNKIGAQNPKYIQMPNFELFQKWYQISGSNIKVVTLAPEIKGATSFIKHLTKNGVVVSIGHSNATYAQVKAALSAGASQFTHLYNAMRPLHHREPGVVGGAFLNQDALAELIVDGLHCAPEMVKLAFDIKGKQGLMLITDAMRAKCLGNGTYELGGLEVYVQEGKATLKDGTLAGSILTMQDACWNMMNYTNANIDDLVFMNSINPAKQYGVYNRKGSINIGKDADLIILDSNYELKMTICRGEIAYEKRC, encoded by the coding sequence TTGTCTACACATTCAATCGTTGGAGGAAGAGTGTTTGTTGGGGAATCAGGTTTTCAACAGTTGAACATACATATTGAAGGTGAACAGATCACAGATTTAACAAATGACTTTCGTGACAATTCATCAACCATCAAATTGGACGATGATGACATTGTACTACCTGGTCGCATAGATGGTCATATCCATGGTGCAGCTGGTTTTGATGTGATGGATGCGACAATTGAAGCGATCGAAGGAATTGCTTCTGCACTTGTAAAAGAAGGGACGACAAGCTTCCTTCCCACTACAATGACGGCTGGACAAGAAAAAATTGAGAACGCTTTACAAACTATAAATGACTACCAACAATTTCATAATAATAGAGAAAAAGCGGAAGTGATCGGTATTCACCTTGAGGGTCCTTTCATCTCTACAAACAAGATCGGAGCGCAAAACCCAAAGTACATACAAATGCCAAATTTTGAACTTTTTCAAAAGTGGTATCAAATCTCAGGCTCGAACATTAAAGTCGTCACTTTAGCACCTGAGATAAAAGGGGCGACGTCTTTTATCAAACATCTCACAAAAAACGGGGTCGTTGTATCTATCGGTCATAGTAATGCAACTTATGCTCAAGTTAAGGCTGCTTTATCGGCAGGCGCTTCTCAATTCACGCATTTGTATAATGCAATGCGTCCCTTACATCACCGTGAGCCAGGTGTTGTCGGCGGTGCTTTTCTCAATCAAGACGCTCTTGCAGAATTAATTGTCGACGGTTTACATTGTGCGCCGGAAATGGTCAAACTAGCCTTTGATATCAAAGGAAAGCAAGGGTTGATGTTGATTACGGATGCAATGAGAGCAAAATGCTTAGGGAACGGAACATATGAACTAGGTGGACTAGAAGTGTACGTGCAAGAAGGGAAAGCAACGTTAAAGGACGGGACTCTGGCAGGGAGTATTCTTACGATGCAAGACGCTTGCTGGAATATGATGAATTACACGAACGCAAATATTGACGATCTAGTTTTCATGAACTCAATCAATCCAGCCAAACAATATGGCGTCTATAACAGAAAAGGTTCAATTAACATTGGGAAAGATGCAGACCTCATCATACTCGATTCTAATTACGAATTGAAAATGACCATCTGTCGCGGGGAAATAGCTTATGAGAAGAGGTGTTAA
- a CDS encoding tetratricopeptide repeat protein, whose amino-acid sequence MQDYIQLINDQKFREANVLLLKLVEESPNDPVINFYCAVTYDALGMERKAIQFYKAALTSEINGPLRERTYVQLGSSYRCVGEYQKCRNILEEGMMEYPHNLAMKVFHSMVMYNLNENEESMTSLLSILVSTTSDPWIAKYSKALEFYSDKLDQTW is encoded by the coding sequence TTGCAGGACTACATACAACTCATCAATGATCAAAAGTTTCGAGAAGCAAATGTTTTGCTATTAAAGCTAGTGGAAGAATCTCCAAACGACCCGGTCATTAACTTTTATTGTGCTGTAACTTACGATGCTTTAGGGATGGAAAGGAAAGCAATACAATTCTATAAAGCAGCTCTTACTAGTGAAATTAATGGACCGCTCAGAGAACGTACATATGTACAGTTGGGTAGCAGCTATAGATGTGTTGGTGAATATCAAAAGTGTAGAAACATATTGGAAGAAGGAATGATGGAATATCCCCATAATTTAGCAATGAAAGTTTTCCATTCTATGGTGATGTATAACTTGAATGAAAATGAAGAGTCAATGACTAGCTTATTATCAATCTTAGTTTCTACCACTTCTGATCCTTGGATAGCAAAGTATAGTAAAGCACTGGAGTTCTATTCCGATAAACTGGATCAGACTTGGTAA
- a CDS encoding exo-beta-N-acetylmuramidase NamZ family protein — protein MIETGLSEFISKYGQTYKDKRMGMIINQTSVTSTLSLSVDVLLENGFNIVALFSPEHGLRGQVKEGQHIDNQVDERTGLLIYSLYGKNKVPPEEWLKNIDVLLFDIQDLGVRFYTYIYTLANCLKVAGKLGIEMVVLDRPNPITGTKVEGNVLDLRFSSFIGNYQLPVRHGMTVGELAFYFNEEYDFNALLSVIKMNKWTREMWYDDTLIPWVPPSPNAPSLEMATVYPGTCLFEGTNVSEGRGTAKPFEWVGAPWINAYEWKKQLDTYELKGVLFREVVFNPTTSKFEGETCSGLQVHITDRNLFQPVKTACAMLESLKMIHPDEFQWIELRDSRFMIDLIFGTDKFRETLDQQKPILEWLDVQEERLEVFKDIRKNYLIY, from the coding sequence ATGATCGAGACAGGTCTTTCTGAATTCATATCGAAGTACGGACAGACGTATAAAGACAAAAGAATGGGTATGATCATCAACCAGACATCAGTCACTTCAACATTAAGCCTAAGTGTCGATGTATTGCTTGAGAACGGTTTTAATATCGTTGCCTTATTTTCACCTGAACATGGACTGAGAGGACAGGTGAAAGAAGGACAGCATATTGATAATCAAGTTGACGAAAGAACAGGTCTACTCATTTACAGTCTTTATGGAAAAAATAAAGTGCCACCAGAAGAATGGTTGAAGAACATTGATGTATTGTTGTTCGACATACAGGATCTCGGTGTCCGCTTTTATACATATATTTACACACTTGCGAACTGCTTAAAGGTGGCTGGAAAACTCGGGATAGAAATGGTTGTCCTTGATCGACCAAATCCGATTACGGGTACGAAGGTGGAGGGCAATGTCCTTGATTTGCGTTTTTCATCCTTTATCGGAAACTATCAACTCCCAGTGCGGCATGGTATGACCGTCGGTGAGCTAGCATTCTATTTTAATGAAGAATATGACTTCAATGCATTACTATCCGTCATTAAAATGAACAAATGGACGAGAGAGATGTGGTATGATGACACGTTGATTCCATGGGTGCCGCCATCTCCTAATGCACCGTCACTCGAGATGGCAACCGTCTACCCAGGAACTTGTCTTTTTGAAGGCACGAACGTATCGGAAGGAAGAGGAACAGCCAAACCTTTTGAATGGGTTGGAGCGCCGTGGATTAATGCTTATGAATGGAAAAAGCAGCTGGACACGTATGAGCTAAAGGGCGTTCTATTCAGAGAAGTCGTTTTTAACCCGACAACCTCAAAGTTTGAAGGAGAAACCTGTTCAGGTCTACAAGTACACATCACGGATCGAAATCTTTTTCAACCTGTAAAAACGGCATGTGCCATGTTGGAAAGCTTGAAGATGATCCACCCTGATGAATTTCAATGGATCGAACTGAGAGATTCTAGGTTTATGATTGATCTGATTTTCGGGACAGATAAATTTAGAGAAACCCTAGACCAACAAAAGCCAATTTTGGAATGGCTGGATGTCCAAGAAGAGAGATTGGAAGTGTTTAAGGATATACGAAAAAACTACTTAATCTATTAA
- a CDS encoding class D sortase — translation MVSSKSFYQLFNGTGHSYSTAEMKPVVKNATVPENLKKSTSKPLYTSRPEKGENIGTLFIPKLNEKLPIIHGTDEDELSKGVGHFAGSVLPGEEDNAVLSGHRDTVFRRLGEVKEGDELIVTTSAGTFTYKIRKVRIVDADDRTVIVPKPRATLTVTTCYPFTFIGASPERYVLVADMIDSKRI, via the coding sequence GTGGTATCAAGTAAAAGTTTCTATCAACTTTTTAACGGGACAGGTCATTCCTATAGCACGGCAGAAATGAAACCAGTGGTAAAGAATGCTACAGTGCCGGAGAATTTGAAAAAGAGCACCTCTAAACCTCTATATACTTCTCGACCTGAAAAAGGTGAAAACATCGGTACTTTATTCATTCCGAAATTGAATGAAAAGCTCCCGATCATTCATGGGACAGATGAAGATGAGTTAAGTAAAGGTGTCGGTCATTTTGCGGGTAGTGTACTCCCTGGTGAAGAAGATAATGCTGTGTTATCTGGGCACCGCGATACGGTTTTCCGGCGTCTTGGTGAGGTAAAAGAAGGAGACGAGCTGATCGTCACCACCTCCGCTGGTACGTTCACATATAAAATCCGTAAAGTCAGGATCGTTGATGCGGATGACCGGACCGTTATCGTTCCGAAACCTCGAGCGACACTCACCGTTACGACGTGTTATCCGTTTACGTTCATAGGGGCATCACCTGAACGATACGTTTTAGTAGCTGATATGATTGATAGTAAGCGAATCTAA